acactgtatgacaacgcttcagatgactgttctagagcctacagctaatcaatcggtcagattctggagggcattacagctctaaagaacattataaatgattaatgatcttaaataaaacaaatacattgatagagatggtatataaaggatataatttcactcatcagggaaacggaggccacgtgaatggtttgtgagcacaattaaatgcacacagcatgccatatcatctgataattgtaggaaataatcccaaaaggcaattgactgtgtaaagaaacattaaccaacacaaaaatgcgatgaatatgccgagttcatcggctaattagccgtaattaGCTGAGGTGATCAGACAGCgagcagcaagacctagctgtcactcaagtggccacgcccttaattatgcagacttaatttaacttaataaaacgaaacggatgagttataaaaaaattcacccccctcacagttgtcatgaaggttaatcatggctatttGCACccaagccatcttttgtaccaggctgtaagcatgtttttatcagctgtaaaaatggccaatttcccattgcagtcagaaatgacctggacttcctggagccagccccccaaggcgagtcgatgaattgcagttttagttacttctgtattggcttcccgagggagggcgggaggttgccgcttgtcttgaaagcagcaggactgtgggtgtgcgagcatcgctttttgtccagtctatttcaaagagaactaaatcacaccagttgcgtttccagaCACGGTTGCTTCGTGCCACTATGCAAGGAAATGGGAGCGCGCACGCATTTTAAACAGTCACGCACATCGCATCACCTGCGTGCGCAAGTAATCATTCTCTCATATGGTATTTATCTGCCTACTTTAGCTCGTGCGAACACAATTATTTTAGTCAGCCCTGCTGCTTATCGATTTGCCtgcatattgggccatccttattgtcaaACCCTGCTTTCAAGAAAACTACAACTGAAGAAATATTTTTAACCGGCCAgagtggctagtgggagcggcTGTCTTACCTCCACAGCTGAAATTTAATgcttggcgggtgttaatgtcaagccctgattgtgACTGtatacaccaggggtgtccaaagtcggtcctggagggccggtgtcctgcagattttatctccaacttgcctcaacaccgCTGCActgatgtttctagaaagcagagtaagagcttgattagctagcccaggtgtgtctgattggggaaCCAAACTTTGCAGGATGCCGGCCCTCCAAGACAGAGTTCTGGCACCAATGTATAAAACGTATTAACTCATCgttttcttcatgtcttcaaCACAGACGGTGCCCATGTTCCAATGTTCACGTCACGTCAGGTTTcatgaggaggaggaagagatCGTGCGGATAAACCCACGGGAGCGTTCTTGGCTAACAGGCTATGAGGACTATCGTCATGCCACCACCGCCACCCGCACCAAACCCCTGCAGCCTGACGCCACGGACGCTTACGTTCACCTGGCTAAGAGCGAACCTCCCAAACATGACTACACTTACTCTTACCCACTTAGTGGGGACGGACACGCATCCCGTGATGGTAAAACGGGCATTGGTGGCGGCGTGGTCACCGGTCAGCCTCGGGCGCTAACAGCTAAATGGCTGCCGCGGCGCGTGGAGGACAGCAGAGAGCGCTTACGCTGTGTGTACTGTCAGAATATGTTCAGTCCGTCAGAAAACGGGCGTGGACGCTGTCAAGAGGCCCCGGACCCCGTGCAGACATGCATACGGCGGGTTAGTTTCATGTGGTGCGCAGACAGCCTGCTGTACCACTGCATGTCGGACCCTGAGGGAGATTATTCGGACCCGTGCTCTTGCGACGCCAGCGAAGAGCGCTTCTGTCTGCGCTGGCTAGCACTTCTGGGACTGTCACTGCTAGCGCCGTGCATGTGCTGCTATGTGCCGCTGCGAGCGTGTTACCACTGCGGCGTCGCGTGTCACTGCTGCGGTGGAAAACACAAGGCCGCGGGCTGAGCGGGAGAAACACGAGCACACCAGCAGCAAAACAACGGCGTGGATGCAAATGAACAGCGGAGGAATGAACTTGTGGCTGCATTTGTGTTTTGCTTCGTTTTTTATTTTCTCCCTGTCCTTCCCACTGGTGTTTCAGAGGGTTGGTccatttttggtttcattttctcAATCTTCATTATAATGGACAGCTGTcctctttttttttgtgctgggcaaagattaatcacgattaattgcacccaaaataattagtttttacattttatatatataactatatacacattacagatatttttacagatacacacacacacacacacacacacacacacactgtaaaaaatatctgttaattaaccgtttcagtattttgtgattcacaagtgttttccatttatttacggttgtgaattgctaaatgagatgttgatctctgctctgtcaactttgatattgaaaattcaactctacagtttaacaaagtgacttttattgacattctaGTAGTGTGAAATAATATAACGtatgagaaataataatatatagagaaataagtctgtaagatactggcagtttattacaagatttttgTAGCGCAATATACAACTTCAACCCAAACactatatcattttaaactattcaggagttcacacttagctaataattgataataaagcagtttggcatgctgtcccgagagagaaccctgagcttatgagaccctcgagccctgggctccctcccattagcaggacaagaggggagtttgagctcagttagatctcgatgaactccccagacttatttctggctaatgatgGATAAAGGGATGGCTAAGGAGAGATATACGGCTTGCTAAAAGCTTGACTATGATgtcaatttggtatgttcaaaTTACTGTgttgtttggactgtgagaggaaaccggaaaacccggggaaaacccacgcgaacacggggagaacgagcaaactctgcacagaaatgtcgagTGGTTTAGAAGGGACTTTAACCagggacattcttgctgtgaggcaacagtgctaatcactgggccaccatgtcgcccatctAGAAAGGAGGAGGGGGAGGGGTGGGTGGAAGGTGGGATTCTTGAAGACGAAGATAATGAGATAacaaactctggttatttatagtgagttagaaagctctgattggtgaatcaatcgTATATGTGGGATCAGATGTGAACAATCATAAACACgcgatcctctcaaaattagtttataaataaacttcacttaaaaaaagttaataaatgtaacattttcaaacttttaaccttaaaaaagtATGCAATTCAAAATTACTGATAcacatagaaaaataaaaatatcatgaatcacaaaatacagaaaactgctaaatttacggacattttatatatatatatacacacatatacatatacacacatatacatatacatacatacaaacaaacacacacacatatacatacatatatatatatatatatatatatatatatatatatatatatatatatatatatatatatatatatatatatatatatatacacatacacacatatatatatatatatatatatatatacatacatacacacatatatatatatacatacacacacacatatatatatatacacacacacacacacactcatacaaagaaaataaaactcaaaacaaaacaatacaatacatttaCATAGTTTTATATCCAAATatgaatgaacattttctcaaatatatgaatgcatgtgtgtatttatatatatatacaaaataactaTACACagtacactagggctgcacaatattggaaaaaactcaCATTGTGATACTTTTTCCCTGCGATACATATCGCGATATCGAGTacattttcaccagatgactgGAACAGCTCTTTTTGGAAAAAGAAATCATAAATTTAGACTGACTGTGATACTTTTGTAacagagtgcatctgcataaactacaataaatcaatcacaagtattgataaatacagtacagCAAAAAATGCaagtcaaataaaatgttttctggGGGTCTAGCAATAATCAGgtacacaaattaaataatgaaatgtctAGTATAACACAAttacaattaaacatttttatagttACAAACAGTATAATTTCTTGTGCATAAATGATTTTCCTGGCTTGAAATATTCAAACAGTTGCAAATGACAAACAGTTCAGTTACATTACAATTTCATAAGTGTTTTCAaatgtggctcctggtcaactataatctcgATTCAACATTTCAGTTGCAaatattgcgatattgatgctgaaacgatatattgtgcagccgtacagtacatgtaaatacaaacatttacTTTAGATGCAGTCATTCCTGATTAATATTTTCCCAGCacaatttgtttttcatttacattttttttaagagttACCCTCAGCTTCCATTTAAAAAGACTACACgataaataatcatttatatatgaaaaggtatatataaatatatgtagatataaatatataaatgcaggtactttatatttttatgctCATGTGCTTTGAAGGTTTGAGTTACCTTCCTTCTGTCTCGTCtgtgttttattatatgtttgtttggtttgatttgaCTATCTTGTCAGCCTTTGGTTGTGTCTCTCCATTCAGAGGCGTCTCTTCTACTGTGATCCACTCCGTCTAGATAAGACAAACCCAGAGGAATCCAAAATAGCTGACCTGTAGGATGGtagatcttgtgtgtgtgtgtgtgtgtgtgtgtgtgtgtgtgtgtgtgtgtgtgtgtgtgtgtgtgtgtgtgtgagagataagAATGGATGTGGTAAATGACATCATGCCAAATTGCCAAATATTAATTTGCTGTTTGGGTGGATCTTATGAAAACGTGCAGGTCACATTTTACCCccgaaaacaaaataaaactggttttatttaGCCTAATTTAAGAACTTTTATCATTGTTTTATTGACAAACAAGCATGTTTGCCAACCAAAGAGTCATTActgtaatgcaaaaaaaaaaaaaaagtcattcttGTTATCATATTGtcctatattttatttagaaatttaattatttaaaatttcagtTTTGGATTACAACACAGCAAAATTCTCAGCAAAAAAGTATTTGGTCCTtctctaaattgagttaaagttactcaagttatgattaattaggtgatgattgagcactgatgaagAACTATAGTCACAGtcttagatgaaatcagctgaaatataatgcattgaatctctcaaaatctcagcagaggatcattaagcaactccacaGCAGCTTTGCTTATTacagaaacacagaagagaaacacaaagctacaactgacttcagtctCAGTCTTAGATAAAATCCGCTGAAATATAATgcattgaatctctcaaaatctcagcagaggatcattaagcaactcTACGGCAGCTTTGCTTATTACTaggcccagacagaatctgcacgcagaaatccacagatttttaacccatcaaatctatttatttacttgtttaaatgtgtgtaaattgaaATCTATTCAGTTTTTAACTAaacttcagtaatattattaaaaaatgttcatttgatttattaaaaatgcagtttgtaaagtaatattttctgtcttttaggatATATAtgacatgagagacttgctttgtttaccaatgtatacatggatctaattggatttgcattgtaaacattaaataacagttaaaaagctattattttattatttcatgtattaagtttttaattacaatcctcccaaaatcattccacataaatccgcagattatcaacaaaattctgcgcaggaATAGCAAAACAATTccgcagattctgtgtggccctgttattaccaacctgtttgcccttatttaaagaTGGACCAAACACTCTAAACAGAGTACATTTTACTGTGAAGAAACAGAGTACaacaaatactactaataattataatttcttCAACATTTTTCTCTTTTAATTGAGAGTGAAGGTTGGTGTGCACCTATAAGGATGGCTATATGATAACCATATACTtctaaaaataatgattaatatgtatacagtggtccctcgttattcacAGGAGTTACGTTCTGAAAATAACCCGCAGTAGGCGAAATCTAcaaagtagtccgctttattttttacagtcattattgatgtttaaaggctgtaaaacccctcacctCACACTTtgtacacttttctcagacaagcATTAACTTTTTCGCACTTTTCTTTCGTTTAAAcacactcaaagttcaaaccttcgtagaaaaaATAAGTTCAGTATTATAGAataaaaccaaagatcaaaaccatttgatcttcgtttatttattccgtaatggcGCCCTACATAACTTTTACCTTCCTTTAGCAAAAAGTtaaactttttgtgcgatggttagcatcttcctctgccttttgggtgctaccgtggGTGCCTCTGACGGTGCAGATCGTTTTGttgacattgtggggagaaaacttgcaaacagacagtacagcacttcagagtcacactgcttgcgattgaagatttatgtaaatttggcgaGCTGagcgcattctgtactgtacaggagacacggcacagaggagattgattaacaatggtctacagccaatcaggatgcagaacaatGTGTGAATCAGgtcgcagaacacaatgtgctgtagaataaagcatgtcaaattgcacgaaaaaaaaaaaaatcggcgaAACTGCAAGGTTGCGAAAAGTGAACCGGGTTACAGGGAGGAACCACTGTATATACTATAAAAACTATAACACTAACGAGTTCTTTACTATCCCTTACTTCATCTTATTATTTTTTACGGGATTTCATCTTTAattgggataggacagtagaggttacagacaggaaagtattggaaaCAGACagaggggaagggtcagcaaaagacctcaagccaggaatcgaactcgagatgccgtgagcaccatggtgctatatgttggcgcacttaaccactaggctattagcgCCGACTTTACTTCATACTTTAAGAAAACTACCAGTCTAAAGCCTGCTTTTATCAAGCAGGGCATTGTTTTATATTGTCATGGACTTTAGTTACGTTACAGTTATTGTTCTTGGTGTAAACGAATCGTCAGATTGCTGTTGCACtgctgaaatgaaataaaatggttGATTATCATGAACGATCTTAATATTAAGACCTAAACGTaggttttattttcatattttggaGGTTAAGGTATGACCTGTACGTGTTCTTTAAAGGTTTGTGAGATGTATGTGCCTGTTATCGACGTTTCTGAAAATGAAAACCAGCCTCAAAAATCGATGTACCCCTCCTACAGGAACGAAAAACAAGATGTCCTTTTCTCTGCCTTTGTCTTAAGCACAACACAAAAGTACTAGTAAAACTAACAAACAAGGAAAAAGAACCATCTGAACACTGTGCAAAGTTGTTGTGAAGTTCTCGAAATATGTTTCCAATCGCTGGCCTATCAGCATCGTCCTTCAAAAATGACATCCAGCCAATCAGTGGACTGTGACAGCGTTTGTCATGATGACTGTGATCCTGTTTGTCAGCTGATGTTTTATGTCTACTCTACTTGTCTctcactatctctctctctcttgtatctCTCTCCCTCTTCCTGTGAAAAGCTTTTGCAGTAGTACTATCTGATGCGTGACAAA
This genomic stretch from Danio aesculapii chromosome 1, fDanAes4.1, whole genome shotgun sequence harbors:
- the spred2a gene encoding sprouty-related, EVH1 domain-containing protein 2, producing the protein MTEESHPDDDSYIVRVKAVVMTRDESSGGWLAQEGGGLSRVGVCKVVPADLELLGRNGFLIFGERLKDKQMILQCFLKKDLVYTKATPTFHHWRVDNRKCGLSFQSPADARAFDRGVRKAIEDLTEGSTTSSSTLQNEAELGDDDVFTNATDSSSNSSQKRETSMQTLAPISFSEPHHCILGHLYDQHRHSDRYYLEQTVPMFQCSRHVRFHEEEEEIVRINPRERSWLTGYEDYRHATTATRTKPLQPDATDAYVHLAKSEPPKHDYTYSYPLSGDGHASRDGKTGIGGGVVTGQPRALTAKWLPRRVEDSRERLRCVYCQNMFSPSENGRGRCQEAPDPVQTCIRRVSFMWCADSLLYHCMSDPEGDYSDPCSCDASEERFCLRWLALLGLSLLAPCMCCYVPLRACYHCGVACHCCGGKHKAAG